GTTCCCGGCGGTGTGCGGCGATTTCGCCTTCTATCAGTTCCCCACGGAGCAGTCCTGGAAGGAGTTGTTCGCCCAGGTCCCACCGGAATTCCGGTTCAGCCTCAAGGTCCCCGAGGAGGTGACCGTCGAACGCTTCCCTCGCCTGCCGCGTTACGGCAAACGCGCGGGAACGGCCAACGCTCATTTCATGGATCCCGCCCTGGTCCGCGACCAGCTGCTGAGCAGGCTGGACCCATACCGGGACCGGATCGGTGTCCTGATCTTCGAGTTCGGCACGTTTCACGGAGGTCCCATGCGGGCTCCCGGCAAGTTCGCCGAGGCCCTTGCCCGACTGCTCGCCGGCCTGCCGCTGGATCGATACCGGTTCGCCGTCGAGGTGCGCAACCGCGAGTTCCTCGGATCGCCTGGCCGCGAACGCTACCTCGCCTGCCTCCGAGACCACGGCGCGGCCCACTGCCTCAACAGTTGGACCCAGATGCCTCCGCTGATCGATCAAGTGCAGATCCCGGGTGTGTTCACCGCTCCGCACGTGGTCGCTCGCCTCCTCCTTCGCCCCGGCCGTGCGTATCAGCAGGCCGTGGAGAGCTTCGCACCCTACGACCGCATTCAAGATCCTTATCCCGAAGGCCGTGACGCGCTCCGAGACCTCATCGAGGCCTGCGTCGCCGAGAGCCGCATGCTGCTCGCCTTCGTGAACAACCGGTTCGAGGGCAACGCCCCCCAGACCATTCAACTGACAACCGAAGGGTGGACCAGCCCGGCCCTCTGACTCGCCCAGGTCGGGCCGAAGACGCAGCCTGGCAGTCCCCCGGTCAGTCCGTGCTCCTTAGCCGTGGAACGAAAGCCCTCGGCAGGCAGGCGACCATGTCCCGGCCAACCGCTACGACCTGGTTCTGAGTCCGCTCGATTTCCCGCATGAGCGGTTCTCCGGCCGGAAGGGTCAGGGATCTCACCGGTTCTCGCACCTGGGCCAGGAGGCGGTCCACCGAGAGAGGCGGCAGCGCCGGGATCGAACTCTGGACCACATTCCCGGCACTGTTCGCGGCAGGCGGTGACGACACAAAACGCCAGACCGTGGGGAGCGAGACCGCGAGGGCAATGCAGGCGGCCGCGGCTAGACCCGCAGTGAGCCGCCAGGCCGGGTGAACCGGGCGGCTCCCGTTGCTGCCCACAATGCCCAGACCGGCGGAAATCGGTTCTGCACGCAACGCTTCCCCCAGCTGAAGACCCCGCTCCAGAAACTCGCGGCAGGCGGGACAGCACCGCAGGTGCCGCTCGGGTAGGCGAGCCGATCGATCATCGCTGTCCAGGGCCGTGGAAATTCGCCATCGATAGTAAAGGCAGATCATGACTCGCCTCCCTCGTGCGTGCCAATCACGGTCCAGCCGAAGACCCGGCAGAACGACTTCAGACTCAACAGCCTCCGCCGAGCACGATACAGCAGCACCTTCACGTGAATCGTCGTGATCCCCATTCGCGAAGCGATATCCCGGACACTCAGTTCCTGCACATAGCGAAGCTGGATGGCCTCGTACTGGCGTGCGGGCAATGCCTCCCGGACGGCAATCCAGAGGCTGTGGCCCTCCTGCTGCCGGGCCAGCACATCCACTGGCTCGGGCGACGGGTCGGCCCGCTCGATGTACTCGACCGGGTCCTCTCGCCGACGCCGGCGATGGTTGGCGGCTACATGCAGGGCAATCGTGGTCAGCCAGGCAGCGAAGGGACGGCTGGGGTCGTAGGAACCGATCGCGGCATAGGCCGAGGC
This genomic stretch from Phycisphaerae bacterium harbors:
- a CDS encoding DUF72 domain-containing protein; the encoded protein is MSAREERQLTFDWGQPAKASPAERPFPAAAALAERLRRLAERKIYLGTSSWKYPGWQGQIYDPARYQIRGQFSERKFNQECLAEYAAVFPAVCGDFAFYQFPTEQSWKELFAQVPPEFRFSLKVPEEVTVERFPRLPRYGKRAGTANAHFMDPALVRDQLLSRLDPYRDRIGVLIFEFGTFHGGPMRAPGKFAEALARLLAGLPLDRYRFAVEVRNREFLGSPGRERYLACLRDHGAAHCLNSWTQMPPLIDQVQIPGVFTAPHVVARLLLRPGRAYQQAVESFAPYDRIQDPYPEGRDALRDLIEACVAESRMLLAFVNNRFEGNAPQTIQLTTEGWTSPAL
- a CDS encoding sigma-70 family RNA polymerase sigma factor, which gives rise to MDLIGSDMSFHSQEDLLCQAQRGSSAAFGVLGQRYRPLLMRVLARRPVPGHETEDLVQDTLASAYAAIGSYDPSRPFAAWLTTIALHVAANHRRRRREDPVEYIERADPSPEPVDVLARQQEGHSLWIAVREALPARQYEAIQLRYVQELSVRDIASRMGITTIHVKVLLYRARRRLLSLKSFCRVFGWTVIGTHEGGES